One Thalassotalea sediminis DNA segment encodes these proteins:
- the fusA gene encoding elongation factor G, translating into MARTTPIERYRNIGICAHVDAGKTTTTERVLFYTGLSHKIGEVHDGAATMDWMEQEQERGITITSAATTCFWKGMDAQFEEHRINIIDTPGHVDFTIEVERSLRVLDGAVLVLCGSSGVQPQTETVWRQMEKYAVPRMVFVNKMDRAGADFLNVVQQMKDRLGANAVPIQLAIGAEENFSGVVDLIKMKAINWNEADQGMTFSFEDIPADMQALAEEWRENLVSEAAEATDELMEKYLEEGDLTEQEIKAGLRQRTLANEIVLTACGSAFKNKGVQAVLDYVVEYLPSPTEVQAITGINDDKDESVGTREADDNAPFSALAFKIATDPFVGTLTFFRVYSGVVKTGDTVFNPVKGKRERFGRIVQMHSNDRKEIKEVRAGDIAAAIGMKDVTTGDTLCDPNKVITLERMEFPEPVISVAVEPRTKADQEKMGIALSKLAAEDPSFRVETDEETGQTIISGMGELHLDIIVDRMKREFSVDCNVGKPQVSYRETIRKAVEVEGKFVRQSGGRGQYGHVWLKMEPQEEGAGFEFVNEIVGGVVPKEYIPAVEKGCKEQMDSGVLAGFPMLDVKVTLFDGSFHDVDSNEMAFKVAGSIGFRQGALDANPVMLEPMMKVEVTTPEENMGDVVGDLNRRRGMIDGMEEGPAGLKIVNATVPLAEMFGYATDLRSATQGRASYSMEFKQYAEAPKAVATSIIEGRGGVV; encoded by the coding sequence GTGGCTCGTACAACACCTATTGAGCGTTACCGAAATATCGGTATTTGTGCTCATGTAGATGCAGGTAAAACGACAACAACAGAACGTGTACTTTTTTATACAGGCCTTTCTCATAAAATTGGCGAAGTACACGATGGCGCAGCTACCATGGATTGGATGGAGCAAGAGCAAGAACGTGGTATTACTATCACCTCGGCGGCGACGACGTGTTTTTGGAAGGGTATGGATGCTCAGTTCGAAGAGCATCGTATTAATATTATTGATACTCCTGGCCACGTAGATTTTACCATAGAAGTTGAACGTTCATTGCGCGTATTAGATGGCGCAGTTTTAGTACTTTGCGGCTCATCAGGTGTGCAGCCACAAACAGAAACTGTTTGGCGTCAAATGGAAAAATATGCCGTACCACGCATGGTATTCGTCAATAAGATGGATAGAGCGGGCGCAGATTTTCTTAATGTTGTTCAGCAAATGAAAGATCGTTTAGGTGCTAATGCAGTGCCGATTCAATTAGCGATTGGCGCTGAAGAAAACTTCTCAGGTGTCGTTGATTTGATTAAAATGAAAGCGATCAACTGGAATGAAGCTGATCAAGGCATGACCTTTAGTTTTGAAGACATCCCAGCTGATATGCAAGCGTTAGCTGAAGAATGGCGTGAAAACTTAGTTTCAGAAGCTGCAGAAGCAACTGATGAACTTATGGAGAAATACCTAGAAGAAGGTGATCTTACTGAGCAAGAAATTAAAGCAGGCTTACGTCAACGTACTTTAGCTAATGAGATTGTTTTAACAGCCTGTGGTAGTGCTTTTAAAAATAAAGGTGTTCAGGCGGTACTAGATTATGTTGTTGAATATTTACCTTCACCGACTGAAGTTCAAGCGATAACCGGGATTAATGACGATAAAGACGAATCAGTAGGTACGCGCGAGGCAGATGATAATGCGCCATTTTCGGCATTAGCCTTTAAAATCGCGACAGACCCTTTTGTCGGCACATTAACGTTTTTTAGGGTATATTCAGGCGTTGTTAAAACTGGCGATACTGTTTTTAATCCTGTTAAAGGGAAAAGGGAACGTTTTGGTCGCATCGTTCAAATGCACTCTAACGATCGAAAAGAAATTAAAGAAGTTCGTGCCGGTGATATTGCTGCTGCAATTGGTATGAAAGATGTAACGACTGGCGATACATTGTGTGATCCAAACAAGGTTATTACATTGGAGCGAATGGAGTTCCCAGAACCAGTAATTTCAGTTGCGGTAGAACCTAGAACAAAAGCTGATCAAGAAAAAATGGGGATTGCGCTATCGAAGCTTGCCGCTGAAGATCCGTCATTCCGAGTAGAAACAGACGAAGAAACAGGGCAAACAATAATTTCTGGTATGGGTGAGCTTCACCTAGATATTATTGTTGATCGCATGAAGCGAGAGTTTAGCGTTGATTGTAATGTTGGTAAGCCACAAGTGTCTTATCGTGAAACAATCCGCAAAGCGGTAGAAGTTGAAGGCAAGTTCGTTCGCCAATCTGGTGGCCGTGGCCAATATGGTCATGTTTGGCTTAAAATGGAGCCACAGGAAGAAGGTGCAGGCTTTGAGTTTGTTAACGAAATTGTTGGTGGCGTTGTACCGAAAGAATATATACCCGCTGTAGAAAAAGGCTGTAAAGAGCAAATGGATTCTGGTGTGCTTGCTGGATTCCCAATGCTCGATGTAAAAGTTACGCTATTTGATGGCTCATTTCATGATGTAGACTCTAATGAAATGGCCTTTAAAGTGGCAGGTTCGATTGGTTTTAGACAGGGGGCACTCGATGCTAACCCTGTTATGTTAGAGCCTATGATGAAAGTGGAAGTAACAACACCAGAAGAAAATATGGGTGATGTTGTCGGAGACTTAAACCGCAGACGTGGCATGATTGATGGCATGGAAGAAGGGCCTGCAGGTTTAAAAATTGTAAATGCTACCGTCCCATTGGCCGAGATGTTTGGTTATGCGACAGATTTACGTAGTGCTACGCAAGGGCGCGCTTCTTATTCAATGGAATTTAAGCAATATGCAGAAGCACCTAAAGCAGTAGCAACATCAATTATTGAAGGGCGCGGAGGCGTTGTTTAA
- the rpsL gene encoding 30S ribosomal protein S12, producing MATINQLVRKPRVRQVQKSNVPALQACPQRRGVCTRVYTTTPKKPNSALRKVARVRLTNGYEVTSYIGGEGHNLQEHSVILIRGGRVKDLPGVRYHTVRGALDCSGVNDRRQGRSKYGAKRPKS from the coding sequence ATGGCAACTATTAACCAATTGGTACGTAAACCACGTGTCAGACAAGTACAAAAAAGTAACGTTCCAGCGTTACAAGCTTGTCCACAACGTCGTGGCGTATGTACTCGCGTATATACTACTACGCCTAAAAAACCTAACTCAGCACTACGTAAAGTTGCTCGTGTTCGTTTAACTAACGGTTACGAAGTAACATCTTACATTGGTGGTGAAGGTCACAACTTACAAGAGCATAGCGTTATCTTAATCCGTGGTGGTCGTGTTAAAGACTTACCTGGTGTACGTTATCACACCGTTCGTGGCGCACTTGACTGTTCAGGTGTTAACGATCGTAGACAAGGCCGTTCTAAGTACGGTGCTAAGCGCCCTAAATCTTAA
- the rpoC gene encoding DNA-directed RNA polymerase subunit beta' yields the protein MKDLLKFLKQQNQTEEFDGIRIGLASSDMIRSWSYGEVKKPETINYRTFKPERDGLFCARIFGPVKDYECLCGKYKRLKHRGVICEKCGVEVTLTKVRRDRMGHIELASPVAHIWFLKSLPSRIGLLLDMTLRDIERVLYFESYVVTEPGMTTLEKSQILTEEEYLDALEEHGDEFDALMGAEAVLALLKQIDLEGEVSQMREELPEIGSETKRKKITKRLKLMEAFAQSGNKPEWMIMSVLPILPPDLRPLVPLDGGRFATSDLNDLYRRVINRNNRLKRLLDLVAPDIIVRNEKRMLQESVDALLDNGRRGRAITGSNKRPLKSLADMIKGKQGRFRQNLLGKRVDYSGRSVITVGPTLRLHQCGLPKKMALELFKPFIYGKLEARGLATTIKAAKKLVEREGAEVWDVLDEVIREHPVLLNRAPTLHRLGIQAFEPVLIEGKAIHLHPLVCAAYNADFDGDQMAVHVPLTIEAQLEARSLMMSTNNVLSPANGDPIIVPSQDVVLGLYYLTRSRVNALGEGMVFADTKEAEKAYRTGVADLHARVKIRITEHKRNDEGELIAHTTLRDTTVGRAILWQVCPRGLPYELIDQPLGKKPISRLINHAYRNLGLKDTVIFADHIMYTGFHYAMVAGASVGIDDMVIPDEKYTIIESAEEEVTEIQTQFDQGLVTAGEKYNKVIDIWSSANEKVSKAMMDNLSKEQVKNRDGEMEEQDSFNSIYMMADSGARGSAAQIRQLAGMRGLMAKPDGSIIETPITANFREGLNVLQYFISTHGARKGLADTALKTANSGYLTRRLVDVAQDLVVTEYDCGTEEGLIMTPLIEGGDVVEPLRERVLGRVVCEDVMIPGTEEVLLPRNTLIDEKLCDTLEEHSVDQVKVRSIITCSTDFGICAQCYGRDLARGHLINQGEAIGVVAAQSIGEPGTQLTMRTFHIGGAASRASAENSVQVKNTGTLKLQNAKFVTNSENKIVITSRSTELTVIDELGRERERYKVPYGTVLSKADGEAIEAGDTVANWDPHTHPIITEVKGNIKFVDLVEGLSMTRQTDELTGLSSIVVTDASQRSSAGKEMRPMVKLVDAKGNDVMIAGTDIPAQYFLPGNAIVNLEDGSEVNIGDALARIPQESSKTRDITGGLPRVADLFEARKPKEPAILAEKTGIIGFGKETKGKRRLLITQPDGTVYEEMIPKWRQLNVFEGESVQKGEVIADGPESPHDILRLRGVAPVANYIVNEVQDVYRLQGVKINDKHIEVIVRQMIRKCEILDAGDSEFLKGEQVEVARVRIANRELEAAGKKPAEFDIQMMGITKASLATESFISAASFQETTRVLTEAAVSGKKDTLRGLKENVIVGRLIPAGTGYAYHQERARSRAVEVEEEVTVSADEAAQALTDALNADLETGNKDD from the coding sequence GTGAAAGATTTACTTAAGTTTCTTAAGCAACAAAATCAAACTGAAGAATTCGATGGAATTCGCATCGGGTTGGCTTCATCAGATATGATCCGCTCTTGGTCATATGGTGAAGTGAAAAAGCCAGAAACAATTAACTATCGTACGTTCAAGCCAGAACGTGATGGTTTATTCTGTGCGCGTATATTTGGTCCTGTTAAAGATTACGAATGTCTTTGTGGTAAATATAAGCGTTTAAAGCATCGTGGTGTTATCTGTGAAAAGTGTGGTGTAGAAGTTACGCTAACGAAAGTTCGTCGTGACCGTATGGGTCATATTGAACTTGCAAGCCCAGTTGCACATATTTGGTTTCTAAAATCGTTGCCATCACGTATTGGTCTTCTTTTAGACATGACTTTACGTGACATTGAACGTGTACTTTATTTTGAATCATATGTGGTTACTGAACCAGGTATGACAACGTTAGAAAAAAGCCAAATTCTAACAGAAGAAGAATATTTAGATGCGCTAGAAGAGCATGGTGATGAATTTGATGCACTGATGGGTGCAGAAGCTGTTCTTGCCTTGTTAAAGCAAATTGATCTTGAAGGTGAAGTTTCACAAATGCGTGAAGAGTTACCAGAGATTGGTAGCGAAACTAAGCGTAAAAAGATCACTAAACGTTTAAAATTAATGGAAGCGTTTGCGCAATCAGGTAATAAGCCAGAGTGGATGATCATGTCTGTGCTTCCAATTTTACCGCCTGATTTACGTCCATTAGTGCCGCTAGATGGCGGTCGTTTTGCAACGTCTGATTTGAACGATTTATACCGTCGCGTTATCAACCGTAATAACCGTTTAAAAAGACTATTAGATTTAGTTGCTCCTGACATTATCGTACGTAATGAAAAACGTATGTTACAAGAGTCTGTTGATGCGTTACTAGATAACGGTCGCCGTGGTCGTGCAATTACAGGTTCAAATAAACGCCCATTAAAATCACTTGCTGACATGATTAAAGGTAAGCAAGGTCGTTTCCGTCAAAACCTTCTAGGTAAGCGTGTTGACTACTCTGGTCGTTCTGTAATTACCGTTGGCCCTACATTGCGTTTACATCAATGTGGTCTTCCTAAGAAAATGGCACTTGAGTTATTCAAACCATTTATCTATGGCAAGCTTGAAGCTCGTGGTTTAGCAACAACGATTAAGGCAGCGAAAAAATTAGTAGAACGTGAAGGTGCTGAAGTTTGGGATGTATTGGACGAAGTAATTCGTGAACACCCAGTGTTACTTAACCGTGCACCAACACTTCATAGACTTGGTATCCAAGCTTTTGAACCAGTACTTATTGAAGGTAAAGCAATTCATTTACATCCATTAGTTTGTGCGGCGTATAATGCCGACTTCGATGGTGACCAAATGGCTGTTCACGTACCATTAACTATCGAAGCACAGCTAGAAGCTCGTTCGTTAATGATGTCTACGAACAACGTATTATCTCCTGCTAACGGTGATCCAATAATTGTACCTTCACAAGATGTTGTATTGGGTCTTTATTATCTAACGCGTTCACGTGTTAATGCGCTAGGTGAAGGTATGGTGTTTGCTGATACGAAAGAAGCTGAAAAAGCTTATCGTACAGGTGTTGCAGATCTGCATGCACGTGTAAAAATTCGTATTACTGAGCATAAGCGTAATGACGAAGGTGAGCTTATTGCTCATACAACGTTACGTGATACTACAGTGGGTCGTGCTATTTTGTGGCAGGTGTGTCCACGAGGTTTACCATATGAATTGATTGATCAACCATTAGGTAAAAAGCCAATTTCTCGTTTGATCAACCATGCATACCGTAACCTTGGTTTGAAAGATACTGTTATCTTTGCTGACCACATTATGTATACAGGTTTCCATTATGCAATGGTAGCCGGTGCATCTGTTGGTATCGATGATATGGTAATTCCTGATGAGAAATACACCATTATTGAGAGCGCAGAAGAAGAAGTTACAGAGATTCAAACACAGTTTGACCAAGGTCTTGTAACTGCTGGTGAGAAATACAACAAAGTAATCGATATATGGTCATCTGCTAATGAAAAAGTTTCAAAAGCGATGATGGATAATTTATCGAAAGAGCAAGTTAAAAACCGTGACGGTGAGATGGAAGAGCAAGATTCTTTCAACTCTATTTACATGATGGCTGACTCGGGTGCTCGTGGTAGTGCTGCACAGATACGCCAGTTAGCGGGTATGCGTGGTCTAATGGCTAAGCCAGATGGCTCTATCATTGAAACGCCAATTACTGCTAACTTCCGTGAAGGTTTGAACGTATTACAGTACTTCATTTCAACTCACGGTGCGCGTAAAGGTCTTGCGGATACTGCACTTAAAACCGCTAACTCAGGTTACCTAACTCGTCGATTAGTAGATGTTGCACAAGATTTAGTAGTGACAGAATATGACTGTGGCACTGAAGAAGGTTTAATCATGACACCACTTATTGAAGGTGGTGATGTTGTTGAACCATTACGCGAACGAGTGCTTGGTCGTGTTGTATGTGAAGACGTAATGATTCCTGGTACAGAAGAAGTTTTACTTCCTCGTAACACTCTAATTGACGAAAAATTATGCGATACGTTAGAAGAGCATTCTGTAGACCAAGTGAAAGTACGTTCAATTATTACTTGTTCAACTGATTTTGGTATTTGTGCTCAGTGTTATGGTCGTGACCTTGCACGCGGTCACCTTATTAACCAAGGTGAGGCCATTGGTGTGGTAGCAGCCCAATCAATTGGTGAGCCAGGTACACAGTTAACGATGCGTACCTTCCACATTGGTGGTGCAGCATCAAGAGCGTCAGCAGAAAACAGCGTTCAAGTGAAAAACACGGGTACACTGAAGCTACAAAATGCGAAATTTGTTACTAACTCTGAGAATAAAATTGTAATTACTTCTCGCTCAACAGAATTGACTGTTATTGACGAGTTAGGCCGTGAAAGAGAACGTTATAAAGTTCCTTACGGTACAGTACTAAGTAAAGCAGACGGTGAAGCGATTGAAGCTGGTGATACAGTAGCAAATTGGGACCCTCATACGCATCCGATTATTACCGAAGTAAAAGGTAATATTAAATTTGTTGACCTTGTTGAAGGGTTATCAATGACACGTCAAACGGATGAGTTAACAGGTTTATCAAGCATCGTTGTAACCGACGCAAGTCAACGTAGTTCTGCGGGTAAAGAAATGCGCCCAATGGTTAAACTTGTTGATGCGAAAGGTAATGATGTCATGATTGCTGGTACAGATATTCCGGCACAATACTTCTTACCAGGTAACGCAATTGTAAACCTTGAAGATGGTAGTGAAGTTAATATTGGTGATGCGCTAGCGCGTATTCCTCAAGAGTCATCAAAAACTCGCGATATTACCGGTGGTCTACCACGTGTTGCTGATTTATTTGAAGCACGTAAGCCTAAAGAACCAGCAATTCTTGCTGAGAAAACAGGTATTATTGGTTTCGGTAAGGAGACTAAAGGTAAACGTCGTTTATTGATTACTCAACCTGACGGTACCGTATACGAAGAGATGATCCCGAAATGGCGTCAACTTAACGTGTTCGAAGGTGAATCTGTACAAAAAGGTGAAGTTATTGCCGATGGTCCAGAGTCTCCACATGATATCTTACGTTTACGTGGTGTTGCTCCTGTTGCAAACTACATTGTTAACGAAGTACAAGACGTATACCGTTTACAAGGTGTTAAGATTAACGATAAGCACATTGAAGTTATTGTGCGTCAAATGATCCGTAAGTGTGAGATCTTAGATGCAGGTGATTCTGAGTTCCTTAAAGGTGAACAAGTTGAAGTAGCTCGTGTACGTATCGCAAACCGTGAGTTAGAAGCAGCAGGTAAAAAGCCAGCTGAATTCGATATCCAGATGATGGGTATTACGAAGGCATCTCTTGCAACAGAGTCGTTTATCTCAGCGGCATCTTTCCAAGAAACAACACGTGTACTAACTGAAGCTGCTGTAAGTGGTAAGAAAGATACACTACGTGGCTTGAAAGAAAACGTTATCGTAGGTCGACTAATTCCAGCAGGTACAGGTTATGCTTATCACCAAGAACGTGCACGTAGTCGTGCCGTTGAAGTGGAAGAAGAAGTAACAGTATCAGCAGATGAAGCAGCGCAAGCGCTTACAGATGCATTAAACGCTGACTTAGAAACAGGAAATAAAGACGATTAA
- the rpsG gene encoding 30S ribosomal protein S7 has translation MPRRRVVGQRKILPDPKFANELLAKFINILMVDGKKAVAEKIVYDALDLLAEKNNEKEHLELFEEALDNIRPQVEVKSRRVGGSTYQVPVEVRPVRRNALAMRWLVEAARKRGEKSMAQRLANEMLDASESKGSAVKKREDVHRMAEANKAFAHYRW, from the coding sequence ATGCCAAGAAGACGCGTCGTTGGGCAACGTAAAATATTGCCAGACCCGAAGTTCGCAAATGAACTATTAGCAAAATTCATCAACATTCTTATGGTTGATGGTAAAAAAGCTGTTGCAGAAAAAATCGTATATGATGCATTAGACCTTTTAGCGGAAAAAAACAACGAGAAAGAACATTTAGAGCTTTTTGAAGAAGCACTAGATAACATTCGTCCTCAAGTAGAGGTTAAATCTCGTCGTGTTGGTGGTTCAACTTACCAAGTTCCAGTTGAAGTTCGTCCAGTTCGTCGTAATGCACTAGCCATGCGTTGGTTAGTTGAAGCAGCTCGTAAACGTGGTGAAAAATCAATGGCTCAACGCCTTGCTAACGAGATGTTAGATGCATCTGAAAGCAAAGGTTCAGCGGTTAAGAAACGTGAAGACGTTCACCGTATGGCCGAAGCGAACAAAGCGTTCGCTCACTATCGCTGGTAA